Proteins encoded by one window of Paroedura picta isolate Pp20150507F chromosome 11, Ppicta_v3.0, whole genome shotgun sequence:
- the LOC143820613 gene encoding uncharacterized protein LOC143820613 produces the protein MLSVLGAVLLFFSVIPVPTSSFVIHYTSYGGICQNTCGYHGHAYTWCLQSGGSGKQWDYCSLEEGLGASGKACATPCAHWGASYRSCYFENGSWHYCGLIAQREYLEYSQENNICIDDCRLDATAGYFQCNTVHGLQHCSPFHDITSTGLPCHPNYRCAKYGYSKYQCLTEDKEDTWDYCGRKSLDPCVWFFFETTTSQADICTLPYSQNKDKIILRRERRNDFFAFAKEDIKTAVHFIDGISSTTRFPDARNPAPVYFYKQDNIFCKGLNYTNLELWMDISNRTSVPVAHVIFPGILEAVEILRLAFYTSLHSTFYQPAYTITVSIGEPMLCPPDL, from the coding sequence ATGCTGAGTGTTCTTGGGGCAGTGCTTTTATTCTTTTCGGTCATCCCAGTCCCCACCTCCAGTTTTGTTATTCATTACACAAGTTATGGTGGAATTTGTCAAAATACTTGTGGGTATCATGGCCATGCCTATACCTGGTGTCTGCAAAGTGGGGGCAGTGGAAAACAATGGGACtactgttccttagaagaaggCTTGGGAGCATCAGGCAAAGCTTGTGCCACACCCTGTGCACACTGGGGGGCTTCCTATCGCAGCTGCTACTTTGAAAATGGTTCTTGGCACTACTGTGGATTGATAGCCCAGCGGGAGTACCTTGAATATTCCCAGGAAAACAACATATGTATCGATGACTGCAGACTAGATGCAACTGCAGGTTATTTCCAGTGTAACACAGTCCATGGTCTTCAACACTGTTCCCCGTTCCATGATATTACCTCCACAGGTTTGCCCTGTCACCCTAACTATCGATGTGCCAAATATGGGTACAGCAAGTACCAGTGCCTTACAGAAGATAAAGAAGACACATGGGATTACTGTGGACGGAAGAGCTTGGATCCATGTGTGTGGTTCTTCTTTGAGACTACTACTTCCCAAGCAGACATCTGCACGCTTCCTTACTCCCAAAACAAGGACAAAATCATTCTCCGCAGAGAGAGGCGAAATGACTTCTTTGCTTTTGCCAAGGAGGACATCAAAACAGCAGTGCATTTTATTGATGGGATCTCTTCCACCACACGCTTCCCTGATGCTAGGAATCCGGCCCCTGTTTATTTCTACAAGCAAGACAACATCTTCTGTAAGGGTCTCAATTATACCAATCTGGAATTGTGGATGGACATCTCTAATCGCACCTCTGTACCCGTTGCCCATGTCATCTTCCCAGGCATCCTGGAGGCTGTCGAAATCTTGCGTTTAGCATTTTACACAAGCCTTCATAGCACCTTCTATCAACCTGCTTATACTATTACTGTGTCTATTGGTGAACCAATGTTATGTCCCCCTGACCTGTGA